The following coding sequences lie in one Mucilaginibacter sp. KACC 22773 genomic window:
- a CDS encoding vWA domain-containing protein gives MLRFAHIEYLWGLVIIPVFIIAFLAVSVWKKKAISSLGDKKVVMMMMPQVSLSRPWIKFIFFLLAYAMLVIGIADPQIGSRTEEVKRKGADLMILLDVSNSMLAQDLAPSRLENAKRAIAQLIDRMHDDRIGIIVFAGQAYVQLPITTDYSAAKLFLSTINTEMVPTQGTAIGAAIELGMQSFDFKNGTGKAMIVITDGENHEDNAVEAAAAAKSKDVSVNVVGVGSESGAPIPVYDEQGHQTGFHMDRETGQQVVSKLSEDMCKEISAAGGGVYVRANNSNSGLGIVMDQINKLQRKTVDSRSFKDFEDRFQFFLAIAFVLLLVEFFISNRKNMRLSGIKLFEVKKP, from the coding sequence ATGCTACGTTTTGCACATATAGAATATTTGTGGGGGCTGGTAATTATCCCGGTGTTCATTATCGCGTTTTTGGCGGTAAGCGTTTGGAAAAAGAAAGCCATATCCTCATTAGGAGATAAAAAAGTGGTGATGATGATGATGCCGCAGGTATCGTTATCAAGGCCGTGGATTAAGTTTATTTTCTTTTTGCTGGCTTACGCCATGCTGGTCATCGGCATAGCCGACCCGCAGATTGGTTCAAGAACCGAAGAAGTAAAACGCAAAGGCGCCGATTTAATGATACTGCTTGATGTATCAAACAGTATGCTGGCCCAGGATTTGGCCCCAAGCCGCCTGGAGAATGCCAAACGCGCCATTGCCCAGCTGATTGACCGGATGCATGACGACCGTATTGGTATCATTGTATTTGCAGGCCAGGCCTATGTACAGCTGCCTATTACTACCGATTACTCGGCGGCCAAGCTATTCCTAAGTACCATTAATACCGAGATGGTACCAACACAGGGAACCGCCATTGGCGCGGCCATTGAACTGGGCATGCAATCGTTCGATTTTAAAAACGGCACCGGCAAAGCCATGATAGTTATTACCGATGGTGAAAACCACGAGGATAATGCCGTTGAAGCTGCTGCTGCCGCCAAATCAAAAGATGTATCAGTAAATGTGGTTGGTGTAGGATCGGAAAGCGGCGCGCCCATACCGGTGTATGATGAGCAGGGGCACCAAACAGGTTTCCATATGGACCGTGAAACCGGTCAGCAGGTGGTAAGTAAACTGAGCGAGGATATGTGTAAAGAGATTTCGGCCGCAGGCGGCGGAGTTTACGTGCGCGCCAATAACTCCAACAGCGGCCTGGGCATTGTAATGGACCAGATTAATAAACTACAGCGCAAAACGGTTGATAGCCGGTCGTTTAAGGATTTTGAAGATCGTTTCCAGTTCTTTTTGGCCATCGCGTTTGTATTGCTGCTGGTTGAGTTCTTTATATCAAACCGTAAAAACATGCGTTTAAGCGGCATTAAATTATTTGAAGTAAAAAAGCCATGA
- a CDS encoding tetratricopeptide repeat protein, which yields MLKRLIYLLLLIVAPLLAFSDDAGPTLFKKGNNLYQKANYKEAAAAYQKMVDDGYQSASLYFNLGNAYYKNGDIAPALLYYEKAHRLSPGDEDIRVNIQFANSKTTDKIEAAPEFFITKWWTGFILAFSANALAVVSVLLFLAASGLLILYRFSGSVGIKKASFYSALILLLLGVGTIFISGRQAAYFEAHHDGIIFNSSVNVKNAPAATAKNGFVLHEGTKVNILDKKSDWVKIKLANGNEGWVSTADVREI from the coding sequence ATGCTAAAGCGCCTGATATACCTGTTGCTGTTGATTGTTGCGCCATTGCTGGCCTTTAGCGATGACGCAGGCCCGACCCTGTTTAAAAAAGGCAACAACCTGTACCAAAAGGCAAATTATAAAGAAGCCGCGGCTGCCTATCAAAAAATGGTGGATGACGGCTACCAATCGGCCAGCCTTTACTTTAACCTGGGTAATGCTTATTACAAAAATGGGGATATAGCACCGGCTTTGTTATACTATGAAAAAGCCCACAGGCTATCGCCGGGCGATGAAGATATCCGGGTAAACATCCAGTTTGCCAATTCAAAAACTACCGATAAAATTGAGGCCGCCCCCGAATTTTTCATCACCAAATGGTGGACCGGCTTTATCCTCGCTTTTTCGGCCAATGCGCTTGCCGTGGTCAGTGTGCTGCTTTTCCTGGCGGCATCGGGCCTGCTTATCCTTTACAGGTTTTCGGGCTCTGTAGGTATAAAAAAGGCATCGTTTTATTCGGCCTTAATTTTACTGCTGTTAGGTGTGGGTACCATATTTATATCCGGCAGGCAGGCGGCCTATTTTGAAGCACATCATGATGGCATTATTTTCAACTCATCGGTAAACGTTAAAAACGCACCCGCCGCTACCGCCAAAAACGGTTTTGTGCTGCACGAGGGAACCAAGGTTAATATCCTTGATAAAAAATCCGACTGGGTAAAAATCAAACTCGCCAACGGCAACGAAGGCTGGGTGAGCACTGCGGACGTGCGGGAAATATAG
- a CDS encoding tetratricopeptide repeat protein, which yields MKQLIIVVLLVLQASFLFAQQEKRDIRKGNQLYQAKNYKQAEDNYRKALAKSNNKTVEGNFNLGDALYKQKKFEEAQQQFDKIAATSKDKQVLANAYHNIGNSLLENKKLEESIAAYKKSLLNNPDDEQTRYNLSYAQKMLKKQQDDKKNQNKNDKNKDKDKNKDKNKDDKNKDKDKKDKDKKDQDKKDQDKKDKDDKDKNKPDNKDQQQQQPQPNNVSKDDAERMLEALKNDEKATQDKLKNKKLKGAKANISKDW from the coding sequence ATGAAGCAATTAATTATAGTTGTATTATTAGTACTGCAGGCTTCATTCCTTTTTGCCCAGCAGGAAAAAAGGGACATCAGGAAAGGCAACCAGCTTTACCAGGCTAAAAACTATAAACAAGCCGAGGATAACTATCGTAAAGCGCTGGCAAAATCAAACAACAAAACAGTAGAGGGCAATTTTAACCTGGGCGATGCTTTGTACAAGCAAAAAAAGTTTGAAGAGGCGCAGCAGCAGTTTGATAAAATAGCAGCAACATCAAAAGATAAACAGGTATTGGCCAATGCTTACCACAACATAGGTAACTCCCTTTTGGAAAATAAAAAACTGGAAGAGAGCATTGCTGCCTACAAAAAATCGTTGCTTAATAACCCGGATGATGAGCAAACCCGCTACAACCTGTCGTACGCCCAAAAAATGCTAAAGAAGCAGCAGGACGATAAAAAGAACCAGAACAAAAACGACAAGAATAAAGATAAAGACAAGAACAAGGATAAAAATAAGGACGATAAGAATAAAGACAAGGATAAGAAGGATAAAGACAAAAAAGACCAGGATAAGAAAGATCAGGATAAAAAAGATAAAGACGACAAGGACAAGAATAAACCTGATAATAAAGATCAGCAGCAACAACAGCCGCAGCCCAACAACGTATCAAAAGATGATGCCGAGCGGATGCTGGAAGCCCTGAAAAACGATGAAAAAGCAACGCAGGACAAACTAAAAAATAAAAAGTTAAAAGGCGCCAAAGCCAATATTTCAAAAGACTGGTAA
- a CDS encoding BatD family protein: MKLKYYILLFLLFCTTAIFAQGIKFTSSVSKTEVGTTEQFEVSFTINSNGEKFVPPNFNGFLVVSGPNVSQSMTVINGASSSSMAYSYDLVAVKEGTYTIGPATIVVNGKQLSTSPIKIKVVKGASAAQANAARQQQQQQQQQVQGKGIVAGHSKDINRDLFIRADVNKTSAYIGEQLTLSYRLYTRVALVGSELEKMSDQNGFYSQEIKSLNNPNAVQWRIETIKGIKYNVTEIKQNILFPERAGNITIDPMIMDFIVRETVPSADPFDNFFGGGSYNDVKYKIKSSPVVIHVKPLPESGKPASFSGAVGRFSISASVDKTSLKANEPLNYKITLKGKGNLKLLKPMAPEFPLDFDKYDPKVTDTITDDANGESGTRVYTYLLIPRHGGKFNIDPIKFSYYDLAAGKYVSQQTKGFTINVAKGATENNVTSIGADKQDVKLLNKDIRYIKTDGSDIRKDDEGFYGSGLYYFLLLLGPLAFAGALVFGKVYEMNNSDVVKVKSRKAGKIAAKHLASAKAQLTANNKPVFYENVFKGLYGYLSDKLNIAAADLNREKIATELKARQLDEPTINELLETLDLCDMARFAPVSGISEQEVFEKAKNMINNIEDKI; this comes from the coding sequence ATGAAGTTAAAGTACTACATATTGTTGTTCCTGCTGTTTTGTACCACCGCTATTTTTGCCCAGGGTATAAAGTTTACCTCGTCTGTTAGTAAAACAGAGGTAGGCACTACCGAGCAATTCGAGGTTAGTTTTACCATAAACAGTAATGGCGAAAAATTTGTGCCCCCAAACTTTAACGGTTTTTTGGTGGTTTCGGGGCCAAATGTATCCCAAAGCATGACGGTGATTAACGGTGCTTCATCGTCAAGTATGGCTTATAGTTATGATTTGGTAGCCGTAAAAGAAGGTACTTATACTATAGGCCCGGCAACCATTGTGGTAAACGGCAAGCAGCTGAGCACCAGTCCCATTAAAATTAAAGTGGTAAAGGGCGCTTCGGCAGCGCAGGCTAATGCGGCCAGGCAGCAACAACAGCAGCAGCAACAACAGGTGCAGGGAAAAGGCATTGTGGCCGGCCATTCAAAGGATATCAATAGGGACCTTTTTATAAGGGCCGATGTAAATAAAACCAGTGCCTACATAGGCGAGCAGCTTACCTTAAGCTACCGCCTTTACACACGGGTGGCGCTGGTGGGCAGCGAACTGGAAAAAATGTCGGACCAGAATGGTTTTTACAGCCAGGAAATTAAAAGCCTTAATAATCCCAATGCTGTTCAATGGCGTATCGAAACCATAAAAGGGATAAAATATAATGTTACCGAAATAAAGCAAAATATCCTTTTCCCCGAACGAGCGGGCAACATTACTATCGACCCGATGATTATGGATTTTATTGTGCGCGAAACCGTACCATCGGCCGATCCTTTTGATAACTTTTTTGGTGGCGGCAGCTATAATGATGTTAAATACAAAATTAAAAGTAGCCCCGTGGTTATCCACGTAAAACCACTGCCCGAAAGCGGCAAGCCTGCAAGCTTTAGCGGCGCGGTTGGCCGCTTTTCAATCTCAGCATCGGTTGATAAAACCAGCCTGAAAGCCAACGAACCCCTCAATTACAAAATTACCCTGAAGGGCAAAGGCAACCTGAAGCTGCTGAAACCAATGGCCCCCGAGTTTCCGCTTGATTTTGACAAGTACGACCCTAAGGTAACCGATACGATAACTGATGATGCAAATGGCGAGTCGGGTACCCGTGTGTATACTTACCTGCTGATACCACGCCACGGCGGCAAATTCAACATCGACCCCATTAAATTTTCTTACTACGATTTAGCAGCCGGCAAATATGTAAGCCAGCAAACCAAAGGGTTTACAATTAACGTAGCCAAAGGCGCTACCGAAAATAACGTTACCTCCATTGGCGCCGATAAGCAGGACGTTAAATTGTTGAATAAAGATATCCGCTATATAAAAACCGACGGAAGCGATATCCGGAAAGACGACGAAGGTTTTTACGGATCCGGTCTGTATTATTTCCTGCTGTTGCTGGGGCCGCTGGCATTTGCCGGAGCCTTGGTATTTGGTAAGGTGTACGAGATGAACAACAGCGATGTGGTGAAAGTAAAAAGCCGCAAGGCCGGTAAAATTGCCGCCAAACACCTGGCCAGCGCAAAAGCGCAGCTAACGGCAAATAATAAACCGGTATTTTACGAAAATGTGTTTAAAGGGTTGTATGGCTACTTAAGCGATAAACTGAACATTGCTGCTGCCGACCTTAACCGCGAAAAAATTGCCACTGAACTAAAGGCCCGCCAGCTGGATGAGCCGACTATAAACGAACTGCTGGAAACCTTAGACCTTTGCGACATGGCCCGCTTTGCCCCGGTTTCGGGTATATCGGAGCAGGAGGTGTTTGAGAAGGCAAAAAACATGATCAATAACATTGAAGATAAAATATAA
- a CDS encoding vWA domain-containing protein encodes MSWFKGIEFAHPGFFWLFISIPLMVGWYIWKQRQLQGNLNVPTLRGFTLKKSMLPKFRHSGIVLRSLALSAMIVALARPQSSLSWQNSTTEGIDIIIASDISGSMLAEDFKPNRLEAGKQIAIDFIKGRPDDRIGLVIFSGESFTQCPLTIDHSVLVNLFADVKNGMITDGTAIGMGLATAVNRLRTSQVKSKVVILLTDGSNNAGSIPPITAAEIARQFGVRVYTVGLGTNGFAPYPVQTPLGIQYQKMPVVIDEGTLSKIANLTGGKYFRATNNQTLKDIYEQIDKLEKAKIDVTQYHKKTELFLPWAIIALAFLSLEFILKNTLFKGALT; translated from the coding sequence ATGAGCTGGTTTAAAGGAATAGAATTTGCCCACCCGGGATTTTTTTGGCTGTTCATCAGCATACCACTCATGGTTGGCTGGTATATATGGAAACAACGGCAGCTGCAGGGCAACCTGAATGTGCCTACCCTGCGGGGCTTTACGCTTAAAAAAAGCATGCTGCCAAAGTTCAGGCATAGCGGTATTGTGTTACGGTCGTTAGCCTTATCGGCTATGATTGTTGCGCTGGCCAGGCCGCAATCGTCATTAAGCTGGCAAAACAGTACTACCGAAGGTATCGATATCATCATCGCTTCAGATATTTCGGGCAGTATGCTGGCCGAAGATTTTAAGCCCAACCGCCTGGAAGCCGGTAAACAAATAGCCATCGACTTTATAAAAGGACGCCCGGACGACCGCATAGGCCTGGTAATTTTTAGCGGCGAAAGCTTTACGCAATGCCCGCTAACTATTGACCATAGCGTACTTGTGAACCTGTTTGCCGATGTGAAGAACGGGATGATAACCGATGGTACCGCCATAGGCATGGGCCTGGCAACCGCGGTTAACCGCCTGCGTACCAGCCAGGTTAAAAGCAAGGTGGTGATATTACTTACAGATGGCTCAAACAATGCCGGTTCGATACCGCCCATAACCGCGGCCGAAATTGCCCGCCAGTTTGGCGTAAGGGTATATACGGTAGGTTTGGGTACCAATGGTTTTGCACCTTACCCGGTACAGACACCATTGGGCATCCAATACCAAAAAATGCCGGTGGTAATTGACGAGGGCACACTGTCAAAAATTGCAAACCTTACAGGTGGTAAGTATTTCAGGGCCACCAATAACCAAACGCTTAAAGATATTTACGAGCAGATTGATAAGCTGGAAAAAGCTAAAATTGATGTTACCCAGTATCATAAAAAAACAGAACTGTTTTTACCCTGGGCAATTATAGCGCTGGCTTTCCTGTCGTTGGAATTTATATTAAAAAACACCCTGTTTAAAGGGGCTTTAACCTAA
- a CDS encoding IS1182 family transposase has protein sequence MQGKKIHQESLFIQFQLSDYVPADNFYRRLKSLLDLDFLYPTTLKYYGKEGQKSIDPVVFMKLMLVGYLENINSDRRIVISSGMRMDILYFLGYDLGQELPWHSTLSRTRKLFGEETFLELFKQVLKLCINNGMISGKRQAVDSALIPANAAKQSMVERIVMEDASVFSRELNDNIEDDPAKPKEPKSDNDEGPKNKDVAPTNQTHFSPSDPDARLTTKPGKPMRLYYRSQMSVDTASHCITYIQAFKGNEADNSSLPVILPQIAGNMADHGIQVEEILADTGYSSGKAIRALTANGMKGYIPAPGTYKSSREGEGFIYDDNYDRYTCIMGVHLPFKRIESAYNEPTVFKKIYESSISDCKNCPFKDICANKKGFKKLVDSADKPLYEYMQRRVESPRGKQMMSLRSSTVEPVFGSLINYTSLDRINTKGLKQANKCMLMAAAAYNIKKLLKCKFGPLIAAPIPAIGGLKGLFNQLFMQFIGYKQQHAVNFLTSF, from the coding sequence ATGCAAGGAAAGAAAATACACCAAGAAAGCTTGTTCATACAGTTTCAGCTTTCCGACTACGTACCAGCTGATAATTTTTACCGTCGGTTAAAAAGTTTGCTTGATTTAGACTTCTTGTATCCGACAACTTTGAAGTATTATGGCAAGGAAGGTCAAAAAAGCATCGACCCGGTTGTATTTATGAAATTGATGCTCGTTGGTTATCTCGAAAATATTAATAGCGACCGCCGGATTGTTATTTCATCGGGAATGCGGATGGACATTCTTTATTTTCTCGGTTATGACCTTGGCCAGGAATTACCGTGGCATTCTACGTTAAGCCGCACCCGCAAGCTTTTTGGAGAGGAAACATTCCTTGAATTGTTTAAGCAAGTACTGAAGCTTTGCATTAATAACGGGATGATTAGCGGCAAACGGCAAGCTGTGGACAGTGCTTTAATACCTGCCAATGCGGCTAAACAAAGTATGGTTGAGCGGATAGTGATGGAAGATGCATCTGTGTTCAGCCGGGAATTGAATGATAATATCGAGGATGATCCTGCAAAGCCGAAGGAGCCAAAAAGCGACAATGATGAAGGGCCGAAGAATAAAGACGTTGCGCCGACCAATCAAACACACTTCAGCCCTTCAGACCCGGATGCCCGTTTAACCACCAAGCCAGGTAAACCGATGAGATTGTATTACCGGTCGCAAATGAGTGTGGATACAGCCAGTCATTGCATAACCTATATACAGGCATTTAAGGGAAACGAGGCTGACAACAGTTCTTTGCCGGTAATACTACCGCAGATTGCCGGTAACATGGCTGACCATGGCATTCAGGTTGAAGAAATTCTGGCAGATACAGGCTACAGTAGCGGTAAAGCTATACGGGCATTAACTGCCAATGGTATGAAAGGATATATTCCTGCTCCCGGAACTTATAAGTCTTCAAGGGAAGGCGAAGGGTTCATATACGATGATAACTATGACCGGTATACTTGTATAATGGGTGTCCATCTGCCCTTCAAACGCATCGAATCTGCTTATAATGAACCGACTGTTTTCAAGAAGATTTATGAGTCCAGCATTAGTGATTGCAAAAACTGTCCATTTAAGGACATTTGCGCCAATAAAAAAGGCTTCAAGAAGCTGGTTGACTCTGCGGACAAACCGCTTTATGAATATATGCAACGGCGGGTAGAGAGCCCCAGAGGTAAACAGATGATGTCGCTGCGCTCCAGTACAGTCGAACCGGTATTCGGCTCCTTAATTAATTACACGAGCTTAGACCGAATAAACACTAAAGGACTTAAACAAGCAAATAAATGTATGCTTATGGCTGCCGCCGCTTATAATATCAAAAAACTGCTCAAATGTAAGTTCGGGCCACTGATAGCAGCGCCAATCCCGGCCATAGGTGGCCTGAAAGGTCTGTTTAATCAGTTGTTCATGCAATTTATAGGATACAAACAGCAACATGCTGTGAACTTCCTAACTTCGTTTTAA
- a CDS encoding 1-acyl-sn-glycerol-3-phosphate acyltransferase translates to MIYNKKNILINRIIHYYVKWIVARQFHEVLFNNIEVDKNKSVLLIANHFSFWDGLILYCVTQKLLKKQYHVMVEEKTVHMLHYLKFAGAFSINKKSRDIIESLDYAARLLDDPQNLVLIFPQGKLFSNYVEDVRFDKGVFRIMKKAYGKYQLVFASTFIQYFKHKKSTATVYLKSDNNNYTGITALKEAYQQHYSSSKLLQTEFDI, encoded by the coding sequence ATGATTTACAATAAAAAGAATATTTTGATAAACCGCATTATCCATTATTATGTAAAGTGGATTGTGGCGCGGCAGTTTCATGAAGTACTGTTTAACAATATTGAAGTTGATAAAAACAAATCGGTGCTGCTGATAGCCAATCATTTTAGTTTTTGGGATGGGCTGATATTGTATTGCGTAACCCAAAAGCTATTAAAAAAGCAATACCATGTAATGGTAGAAGAAAAAACGGTGCATATGCTGCATTATCTTAAATTTGCGGGTGCTTTTTCGATCAACAAAAAATCAAGGGATATCATCGAGTCGCTTGATTATGCTGCCCGCCTTTTGGACGATCCGCAAAACCTGGTGCTCATCTTTCCACAGGGAAAGCTGTTTTCAAATTATGTAGAAGATGTTCGTTTTGACAAAGGCGTTTTCCGGATCATGAAAAAAGCATATGGCAAATACCAGCTGGTTTTTGCTTCAACATTTATTCAGTACTTTAAACACAAAAAGAGCACCGCTACCGTTTACTTAAAAAGCGATAACAACAACTATACGGGTATAACAGCGTTAAAAGAAGCTTATCAGCAACATTACAGTAGCTCAAAGCTGCTTCAAACCGAATTTGATATATAA
- a CDS encoding AAA family ATPase, whose product MEEFKSSTENVSSGAVTGSTSYSTDIRALNEMIQRESAFIDLLKMEMDKVIVGQKYMVERLLIGLLADGHILLEGVPGLAKTLAINTLAKCIQADYSRIQFTPDLLPADLVGTMIYNQKKEEFIVRKGPLFSNFILADEINRAPAKVQSALLEAMQERQVTIGDNTFPLPNPFLVLATQNPIEQEGTYPLPEAQVDRFMLKVVITYPEREEERRIIRSSILPGGMPKPSPVIKPEEIVRARKIVREVYMDEKIEQYIIDIVFATRFPEQYKLAHYKNLITFGASPRASISLALAAKAYAFIKRRGYVIPEDVRAICHDVMRHRIGLSYEAEAENITSENIITGILNAIEVP is encoded by the coding sequence ATGGAAGAATTTAAAAGTAGTACAGAAAATGTTTCATCGGGCGCTGTTACCGGCAGCACATCGTATTCAACAGATATCAGGGCGCTTAATGAAATGATACAACGCGAAAGCGCTTTTATCGATCTGCTTAAAATGGAGATGGATAAAGTGATCGTGGGTCAAAAATATATGGTTGAACGTTTGCTGATCGGTTTATTGGCCGATGGGCATATTTTGCTGGAAGGTGTTCCGGGGCTGGCAAAAACTTTGGCTATCAATACACTGGCCAAATGTATCCAGGCCGATTACAGCCGCATCCAGTTTACGCCCGATTTATTACCTGCCGATTTGGTGGGTACCATGATTTACAATCAAAAGAAAGAAGAATTCATTGTTCGTAAAGGGCCGTTGTTTTCCAACTTTATTTTGGCCGATGAAATTAACCGCGCACCGGCCAAAGTACAAAGCGCGCTTTTAGAAGCCATGCAGGAGCGCCAGGTAACCATTGGCGATAACACTTTCCCGCTGCCCAATCCGTTTTTGGTACTGGCTACCCAAAACCCTATTGAGCAGGAAGGTACCTATCCGCTGCCCGAAGCACAGGTTGACCGTTTTATGCTGAAGGTGGTAATTACTTACCCCGAGCGCGAAGAAGAAAGAAGAATTATCCGTTCAAGCATATTACCGGGCGGCATGCCAAAGCCATCGCCGGTTATTAAACCCGAAGAGATTGTACGCGCCCGCAAAATAGTTCGTGAAGTTTACATGGACGAAAAAATTGAGCAGTACATCATCGATATTGTTTTCGCTACCCGTTTCCCCGAGCAGTACAAACTGGCGCACTACAAAAACCTCATCACTTTTGGCGCATCGCCAAGGGCAAGTATCAGCCTGGCGCTGGCAGCAAAGGCTTATGCCTTTATTAAACGCCGCGGTTACGTAATACCCGAGGATGTGCGTGCTATTTGCCACGATGTAATGCGCCACCGTATTGGCTTAAGCTACGAGGCCGAAGCAGAAAATATCACCAGCGAAAATATTATTACCGGGATACTGAACGCGATAGAGGTGCCGTAG
- a CDS encoding YciE/YciF ferroxidase family protein, with product MATTKTKAPEQTLDVQDSALNELFIDELKDIYWAEKHLTKALPKMAKAATSDKLRAAIENHLSETERQIIRLEDAFASIDEKAVAVKCEAMAGLIKEGEEIIAETEKGSMTRDAGIISAAQKIEHYEIASYGTLKTLATVLGYSEAAELLDSTLQEEKNCDSLLTQIAEAGINQQSKTEKA from the coding sequence ATGGCAACTACCAAAACAAAGGCTCCTGAACAAACATTGGATGTACAGGACTCGGCATTGAACGAACTGTTTATTGATGAATTGAAAGACATTTATTGGGCCGAAAAACATTTAACCAAAGCTTTACCCAAAATGGCAAAAGCGGCAACATCTGATAAATTGCGCGCCGCGATTGAAAATCACTTAAGCGAAACCGAAAGGCAAATTATCCGCCTGGAAGATGCTTTTGCATCGATAGACGAAAAAGCCGTAGCTGTAAAATGCGAGGCGATGGCCGGTTTAATTAAAGAGGGCGAAGAAATTATTGCCGAAACAGAAAAAGGCAGCATGACCCGCGATGCCGGAATTATTTCGGCTGCTCAAAAAATTGAGCATTACGAAATTGCATCTTACGGTACGCTCAAAACTTTGGCTACTGTGCTGGGCTACAGCGAAGCTGCCGAGCTTTTAGATTCTACCTTACAGGAAGAAAAAAACTGCGACAGCCTGCTTACCCAAATAGCCGAAGCGGGTATTAACCAACAATCAAAAACCGAGAAAGCATAA
- a CDS encoding DUF58 domain-containing protein — METKDLLKKVRKIEIKTRGLSNHLFSGEYHSAFKGRGMAFSEVREYQLGDEIRTIDWNVTARFNHPYVKVFDEERELTVMLLMDVSGSENFGTQGQQKQDLATELCAVLAFSAIQNNDKVGVIFFSDKIEKFIPPKKGRSHILMIIRELIDFKPENKGTNVGVALKYFTSVIKKKCTAFILSDFISPAFENELKIANKKHDIIAVRLFDKHEEVFPNLGLIPMKDEETGEVVWINTADEEVRYAFSLEARNRTIAMGDTFKKCGVDFTSIGTHESYVKPLMTLFKKREGRR, encoded by the coding sequence ATGGAAACCAAGGATCTTTTAAAAAAAGTAAGGAAGATTGAGATAAAAACCAGGGGTTTAAGTAACCACTTATTCTCGGGCGAATATCATTCGGCTTTCAAGGGGCGGGGTATGGCCTTTAGCGAGGTACGCGAATACCAGCTTGGCGACGAGATACGTACCATCGACTGGAACGTTACCGCGCGTTTTAATCACCCTTACGTAAAAGTGTTCGACGAAGAGCGCGAGCTTACCGTAATGCTGCTGATGGACGTAAGCGGATCGGAAAACTTTGGTACCCAGGGTCAGCAAAAGCAGGACCTGGCAACCGAGCTTTGCGCTGTGCTTGCCTTTTCGGCCATCCAGAACAACGATAAAGTTGGGGTGATATTTTTTAGCGATAAGATAGAAAAATTCATCCCGCCAAAAAAAGGGCGCTCGCACATATTGATGATCATCAGGGAACTGATTGATTTTAAGCCCGAAAACAAAGGCACCAATGTGGGTGTGGCGTTAAAGTACTTTACCAGCGTTATTAAAAAGAAATGCACCGCCTTTATCCTGTCGGATTTTATAAGCCCGGCGTTTGAAAACGAGCTGAAAATAGCCAACAAAAAGCACGATATTATTGCTGTAAGGCTGTTTGACAAGCACGAAGAGGTGTTCCCTAACCTGGGCCTCATCCCGATGAAGGACGAAGAAACCGGCGAGGTGGTGTGGATAAACACTGCTGATGAGGAGGTGCGCTACGCATTCAGCCTCGAGGCCCGCAACCGCACCATCGCCATGGGCGATACCTTTAAAAAATGCGGTGTTGATTTTACCAGCATCGGCACACACGAATCATACGTAAAACCATTAATGACACTATTTAAAAAACGGGAAGGCAGGAGATGA